The following coding sequences are from one Beggiatoa alba B18LD window:
- a CDS encoding response regulator — MSKSTLLLVDDEERILRSLKMLFLAKYRVLSTTDGNEALEILKKETVHVIISDQRMPIMLGVDLLRQAKEIAPNTMRLLLTGYSDLQAIVGSVNEGEIFRYINKPWQTEELKATVDKAVEIALKLEQLHQAKTTDTVAIMPTPVLGQAPHVMVIDNDEAIYKEIHTLLSATNPTHWATSLDEAFNILNNKPIGVVISEIELNGEDITASIKTLKQCNPNILTVVLTSFQDTKALIGLINHGQVYRFLPKPIHKSLLARSLEATLKHYQVLHLKPQLLMRHAVEPTKTEEQQSLSSRVLGFIRKLRNRPAQQPTIN, encoded by the coding sequence AAAATGTTATTTCTCGCAAAATATCGTGTCTTAAGTACAACTGATGGTAACGAAGCCTTAGAGATTCTCAAAAAGGAAACCGTTCACGTCATTATTAGCGACCAACGTATGCCGATTATGTTGGGAGTGGATTTATTACGCCAAGCGAAAGAAATTGCGCCAAATACGATGCGCTTGTTACTCACAGGATATTCTGATTTACAGGCAATTGTTGGTTCTGTTAATGAAGGGGAAATTTTTCGCTATATTAATAAACCGTGGCAAACAGAAGAGCTAAAAGCAACTGTGGATAAAGCAGTAGAAATTGCTTTAAAACTTGAGCAATTACATCAAGCAAAAACCACAGATACCGTTGCAATCATGCCTACCCCTGTATTAGGACAAGCACCGCATGTGATGGTTATTGATAATGATGAGGCGATTTATAAAGAAATTCACACGTTGTTAAGCGCGACAAATCCCACACATTGGGCAACTTCTTTAGATGAAGCCTTTAATATTTTGAATAATAAGCCTATCGGTGTTGTGATTTCAGAAATTGAATTGAATGGCGAGGATATTACTGCCTCGATTAAAACGCTTAAGCAATGCAATCCCAATATTTTAACCGTTGTATTAACGTCTTTTCAGGACACTAAAGCCTTAATTGGGCTAATTAATCACGGTCAAGTCTATCGCTTTTTACCTAAGCCTATTCATAAGAGTTTATTAGCACGGAGCTTAGAAGCGACTTTAAAGCATTATCAAGTGTTGCATTTAAAACCACAGTTGTTAATGCGTCATGCGGTAGAACCAACCAAAACTGAAGAACAACAAAGTTTGTCATCACGGGTTTTAGGATTCATCCGTAAATTACGCAATCGTCCTGCACAACAACCTACGATTAATTGA
- the recQ gene encoding DNA helicase RecQ — protein sequence MSDDTPAHILRRVFGYEHFRGHQETIIQHVMAGGDALVLMPTGGGKSLCYQIPALLRSGVGVVISPLIALMQDQVDALLQLGIRAAFLNSSQDSAQTRQIVQQLRQNALDLLYVAPERLNNPRFLEFLDSLPLALFAIDEAHCVSQWGHDFRPDYARLSILHERFPHIPRIALTATADKPTRREIISRLGLENAHVFVTGFDRPNIRYRITQKRPPARQQLLSFLNAEHRGDAGIVYCLSRKKVEEVAEFLTVNGWTALPYHAGLSNELRQQHQNRFLREEGIVIVATIAFGMGIDKPNVRFVAHLDLPKSLEAYYQETGRAGRDGLPANAWLAYGLEDVILLRKLLSNSEADEQHKRLEQQKLEALLGYCETTQCRRQVLLAYFGDDLVEPCGNCDSCLEPSATYDGLEVAQKALSCIYRTGQRFGVNYLIEVLQGKGIDRIIQNGHQYLSTYGIGSELSTDQWRSVFRQLVAGGFASVDIEGHGGLFLTEKARPLLRGETSIRLRKDSPRATAEKKLIRNEQHTAFTGTDLILWEALKAKRSDFAQAQNVPPYVIFHDSTLSDMVIHRPDSLQALSRISGVGARKLERYGQSFLNVLEEHTLTYQDISTPPPQKTTEPIANTVSMSSSYTVKALLEEGKTPAQIAEQRNLTLSTVYEHLAMSIEAGKIQLRQIFSREELSDEAIDDIEDACLSSAEGQIALRPIFEQFNGKYHYGILRCVRARVVREMAGD from the coding sequence ATGTCTGATGACACCCCAGCTCATATTTTGCGCCGCGTCTTTGGTTACGAACATTTTCGCGGACATCAAGAAACCATTATTCAACATGTCATGGCAGGCGGGGATGCGTTAGTATTAATGCCCACGGGTGGCGGAAAATCGCTTTGTTATCAAATTCCTGCTTTGCTACGTTCAGGGGTTGGCGTGGTTATCTCCCCGCTGATTGCCTTGATGCAAGACCAAGTCGATGCCCTGTTACAATTAGGCATTCGTGCGGCGTTTCTTAACTCTAGCCAAGATTCTGCACAAACACGGCAGATAGTCCAACAATTGCGACAAAACGCGCTAGATTTACTCTACGTTGCTCCTGAACGCTTAAATAATCCCCGCTTTTTAGAGTTTTTAGACAGTTTACCATTAGCATTGTTTGCCATTGATGAAGCGCATTGTGTCTCGCAATGGGGGCACGATTTTCGTCCTGATTATGCCCGTTTATCTATTTTGCATGAACGTTTTCCCCATATTCCGCGTATTGCGTTGACTGCAACCGCAGATAAGCCGACACGTCGAGAAATTATCAGCCGTTTAGGCTTAGAAAATGCGCATGTTTTCGTCACAGGTTTTGACCGTCCAAATATTCGTTACCGCATCACACAAAAACGTCCTCCTGCTCGTCAACAATTATTGAGTTTTCTTAATGCGGAACATCGGGGCGATGCGGGGATTGTTTATTGTTTATCCCGTAAAAAGGTGGAAGAAGTTGCGGAATTTCTCACCGTCAATGGTTGGACAGCCTTGCCCTATCACGCGGGTTTATCCAATGAATTACGCCAACAACATCAAAATCGTTTTTTACGGGAAGAGGGTATCGTTATTGTTGCAACGATAGCCTTTGGAATGGGGATTGATAAGCCCAACGTGCGTTTTGTGGCACATTTAGACTTACCTAAAAGTTTAGAAGCCTATTATCAAGAAACAGGGCGGGCGGGGCGCGATGGATTACCCGCTAACGCATGGCTGGCGTATGGTTTAGAAGATGTGATTTTATTGCGTAAATTATTAAGTAATTCTGAAGCGGATGAACAGCATAAACGGCTAGAACAGCAAAAATTAGAGGCTCTATTAGGTTATTGTGAAACGACGCAATGTCGTCGTCAGGTTTTACTAGCGTATTTTGGTGATGATTTGGTTGAACCTTGTGGCAATTGTGATTCTTGCCTAGAGCCTTCAGCGACATATGACGGCTTAGAAGTCGCACAAAAAGCCCTGTCGTGTATTTACCGCACGGGGCAACGCTTTGGCGTGAATTATTTAATAGAAGTCTTACAGGGAAAGGGTATCGATAGAATTATTCAGAATGGACACCAGTATTTAAGCACGTATGGCATTGGTTCTGAATTGAGTACAGACCAATGGCGGTCTGTTTTTCGCCAACTGGTTGCAGGCGGATTTGCAAGCGTGGATATTGAAGGGCATGGCGGTTTATTTTTAACCGAAAAAGCTCGCCCTTTATTACGTGGTGAAACCAGTATCCGCTTACGCAAAGATAGCCCACGCGCAACAGCAGAGAAAAAATTAATCCGTAATGAACAGCATACGGCTTTTACAGGCACAGATTTAATTTTATGGGAAGCCTTAAAAGCGAAACGTTCAGATTTTGCCCAAGCGCAAAATGTCCCGCCTTATGTGATTTTCCATGATAGCACTTTAAGCGATATGGTTATACATCGCCCTGACAGTCTTCAAGCATTAAGCCGTATTTCTGGTGTTGGTGCGCGTAAATTAGAACGTTATGGACAATCTTTTTTAAATGTCTTAGAAGAACATACGCTCACTTATCAAGATATTTCTACCCCACCGCCACAAAAAACGACTGAACCGATTGCAAATACGGTTTCTATGTCAAGTAGTTATACCGTAAAAGCGTTATTAGAAGAGGGTAAAACGCCTGCACAAATCGCCGAGCAACGTAATTTAACTTTATCAACTGTTTATGAGCATTTGGCAATGAGCATTGAGGCAGGCAAGATTCAATTACGTCAAATTTTTTCACGAGAAGAATTAAGCGATGAGGCTATTGATGATATTGAGGATGCGTGTTTATCTAGTGCAGAGGGGCAAATTGCATTACGTCCAATTTTTGAACAGTTTAACGGTAAATATCACTACGGCATTTTAAGATGTGTCCGCGCAAGGGTCGTGCGGGAAATGGCAGGGGATTAA
- the iscX gene encoding Fe-S cluster assembly protein IscX, which translates to MSLKWTDVQEIAIQLAEQHADIDPQYVNFMDLHQWVCQLEAFDDDPEKSNEKILEAIQALWIEEAQE; encoded by the coding sequence ATGAGCCTTAAATGGACAGATGTTCAAGAAATTGCGATTCAATTAGCAGAACAACATGCTGATATTGACCCACAATATGTTAATTTTATGGATTTGCATCAATGGGTTTGTCAATTAGAAGCGTTTGATGATGACCCAGAAAAATCTAACGAGAAAATTTTAGAAGCGATTCAAGCCTTATGGATTGAAGAAGCACAAGAATAG
- a CDS encoding ATP-binding protein, with translation MRNSTYIQSTYLAQDTLRLIGRYGQVTIFQQYSSLADRKTQTQKETNPFRGLSTFYAQNNAQFFGRESLLDKLWERLLSFYGEDVNPLTLRVLPIIGPSGVGKSSLIQAGLLPQLVNQRYLPFRRVWTAVMKPSVHPLKNLASALAGLYQCVTTERIDKNTQFFQQLQHKQGLSKLLQTFPEAATSPVFLVVEQLEELYTHCQDESERNLFIDNLLMAAADPQLSFTLVLTLRTDFLAMTQHHHLLYQTLATQSILVPMLTKSQLLQVINEPLAGSSTQWNVATVEELIQQTRHHAESLPLLQFTLYRLWHYKQQGMSEIQALKLLGNTLQDSVSAEAERLYQSLSNREKSTARAVFLKLLIIDEQGVYPRRVSQESLINLTDTSATVEAVLTAFTQTESRLLTVNKAHGHTFVELTHAILLTHWARLVRWISASQRDVFFQHRFAEAVKQWDKEKRTASLLWRSTDLALLRQYYARASHEFSTIQEAFFIESDQRQRYFSRLKRWFFASLAVLSLSALLGIYEKGKTIEEVENQLSLAWENVELAQAERDKAIAAEQKAKAAHNYSFFPDNIYAPQTGLLLAGSETAQPVIDPTTDNWLSDEQLMQARLKTVASVALELPSPPKNSIEKNYVPTTTPIIVLETGETIDPLKEFPTDKSYIIVHADETKKTAKPETTRPKKPKLRIVPKPVNKPIVTLASEEADLFGAPVHYQTISPSKAESHQTSAPQTATTASNIRQKPIKQMTVSSNTDTNVVKNKPSLTVPKNKEGFLF, from the coding sequence ATGCGTAATTCTACATATATTCAAAGTACTTATCTTGCTCAAGATACTTTACGGTTAATCGGACGTTATGGGCAAGTGACTATTTTCCAGCAATATAGTTCATTAGCTGACAGAAAAACACAAACTCAAAAAGAAACGAATCCTTTCCGTGGCTTATCGACATTCTATGCACAAAATAATGCCCAGTTTTTTGGACGTGAATCATTATTAGATAAATTATGGGAGCGATTACTCAGCTTTTATGGCGAGGATGTCAATCCCTTAACCTTACGGGTTTTACCTATCATCGGCCCAAGTGGTGTCGGAAAATCGTCACTGATACAAGCGGGCTTATTACCGCAATTGGTTAATCAGCGTTATCTCCCCTTTCGGCGCGTTTGGACAGCGGTGATGAAGCCGAGCGTTCATCCTTTAAAAAATCTAGCGTCTGCTTTAGCGGGATTATATCAATGTGTTACGACAGAACGCATCGATAAAAATACGCAATTTTTTCAACAATTACAGCATAAACAAGGCTTAAGTAAGTTATTACAGACGTTTCCTGAAGCCGCTACGTCCCCTGTTTTTTTAGTCGTTGAACAATTAGAAGAGTTATACACCCATTGTCAGGATGAGAGCGAAAGAAACTTATTTATCGATAATTTATTAATGGCAGCGGCTGACCCTCAATTAAGTTTTACCCTTGTTTTAACCCTGAGGACTGATTTTTTAGCGATGACACAACATCATCATTTGCTCTATCAGACCTTAGCAACGCAATCGATATTAGTGCCAATGTTGACAAAATCGCAATTATTGCAAGTCATCAATGAACCTTTAGCAGGGAGTAGTACGCAATGGAATGTTGCAACCGTTGAGGAGTTAATTCAGCAAACCCGCCACCACGCAGAATCATTGCCCCTTTTGCAATTTACGCTTTACCGTTTATGGCATTACAAGCAACAAGGTATGTCAGAAATACAAGCCTTGAAATTATTGGGGAATACTTTACAAGATTCTGTGTCGGCAGAGGCTGAACGTTTATATCAATCTTTATCGAATCGTGAAAAATCAACCGCTCGTGCTGTGTTTTTAAAACTCTTAATTATTGATGAACAAGGAGTTTATCCGCGTCGAGTGTCGCAAGAAAGTTTAATTAATCTCACGGATACCAGTGCAACGGTTGAAGCTGTTTTAACGGCTTTCACGCAAACAGAAAGCCGTTTATTAACCGTTAATAAAGCTCATGGTCACACATTTGTAGAATTAACACATGCAATTTTATTAACCCATTGGGCGCGTTTAGTCCGTTGGATTAGTGCTTCACAACGTGATGTCTTTTTTCAGCATCGTTTTGCGGAAGCTGTTAAACAATGGGATAAAGAAAAACGCACAGCAAGCCTTTTATGGCGGTCGACAGATTTAGCTTTGTTACGCCAATATTATGCGCGGGCAAGTCATGAATTTAGTACGATTCAAGAGGCATTTTTTATCGAATCTGACCAACGACAACGTTATTTTAGTCGGTTAAAACGCTGGTTTTTTGCCAGTTTAGCCGTCTTATCTTTATCAGCATTATTAGGCATTTATGAGAAAGGCAAAACTATTGAAGAAGTTGAAAACCAATTAAGTTTAGCGTGGGAAAATGTGGAGTTAGCACAGGCAGAGCGCGACAAAGCCATTGCAGCAGAACAAAAAGCCAAAGCGGCACATAATTATTCATTTTTCCCTGACAATATTTATGCACCGCAAACAGGGTTATTATTAGCGGGCAGTGAAACTGCTCAACCTGTGATTGATCCGACAACGGATAATTGGTTAAGTGATGAACAACTCATGCAAGCCCGTTTAAAAACAGTCGCAAGCGTTGCATTAGAATTGCCATCACCGCCAAAAAACAGCATAGAAAAAAATTATGTACCTACAACAACGCCTATTATCGTGTTAGAAACGGGTGAAACGATAGATCCATTAAAAGAGTTTCCAACAGATAAATCTTATATTATCGTGCATGCTGATGAGACTAAAAAAACTGCAAAGCCTGAAACGACTCGCCCCAAAAAACCAAAGTTACGCATAGTGCCTAAACCTGTCAATAAGCCAATAGTCACACTGGCATCTGAAGAAGCTGATTTATTTGGCGCGCCCGTACATTATCAAACAATAAGCCCTAGTAAAGCAGAGAGTCATCAAACAAGCGCACCTCAAACAGCAACAACAGCCAGCAATATTCGTCAGAAGCCTATAAAACAAATGACAGTTAGTTCTAATACAGATACAAATGTAGTGAAAAATAAACCGTCTTTAACTGTACCTAAAAATAAGGAAGGATTTTTATTCTAA
- the hypB gene encoding hydrogenase nickel incorporation protein HypB, protein MCNTCGCNVTAGNEHLIQGTGKLAKTEDGKVAVQVLQNLLSENDHQALHNREHFDEHGILVINLMSSPGAGKTALLEKTIESLKDSLRIAVIEGDLETENDAERIRQKGVPAVQIVTGTACHLDAHLVHQAVHQLDLSQLDILFIENVGNLVCPASFDLGHHRNVTLLSVTEGDDKPAKYPVMFRAADVMLLTKVDLLPFLDDFDPQAAEYHLRHLANHAPFLPLSAKKGIGIQAWIAWLQHELHAQRERLKAGRTARPAIQPDGSRIHTHHHDHVHTGHQHTHADGTTHTHL, encoded by the coding sequence ATGTGTAATACATGCGGATGTAACGTAACAGCAGGCAATGAGCATCTGATTCAAGGAACAGGCAAATTAGCCAAAACGGAAGATGGCAAAGTTGCTGTTCAAGTGTTACAAAATTTATTATCAGAAAATGATCATCAAGCCTTGCATAATCGTGAGCATTTTGATGAGCATGGCATTTTAGTCATTAATTTAATGTCTTCTCCCGGTGCGGGAAAAACGGCATTATTAGAAAAAACAATTGAAAGTTTAAAAGATAGTCTCAGAATTGCCGTGATTGAGGGCGATTTAGAAACAGAAAACGATGCTGAACGTATTAGACAGAAAGGTGTCCCCGCTGTACAAATCGTCACAGGTACTGCCTGCCATTTAGATGCCCATCTCGTTCATCAAGCTGTGCATCAACTAGACTTAAGCCAACTAGATATATTGTTTATTGAAAATGTAGGAAACCTAGTATGTCCTGCCAGTTTTGACTTAGGACATCATCGCAATGTTACCTTGCTGTCTGTTACAGAAGGCGACGACAAACCCGCTAAATATCCCGTTATGTTCCGCGCTGCGGACGTGATGTTGCTCACCAAAGTAGATTTACTCCCCTTTTTAGACGACTTCGACCCGCAAGCGGCAGAATATCATCTCCGTCACCTCGCTAACCACGCCCCGTTTTTGCCCCTGTCGGCTAAAAAAGGCATTGGCATACAAGCATGGATTGCATGGCTACAGCATGAACTACACGCACAACGAGAACGTTTAAAAGCAGGTAGAACCGCGCGTCCTGCCATACAACCCGATGGGTCTAGAATCCACACCCATCATCATGACCATGTCCATACAGGACATCAACATACACATGCAGATGGTACAACCCATACCCATCTTTAA
- a CDS encoding extracellular solute-binding protein — protein MLKQFQQSLLGIAVACTLSSAAYAAEDKVLHIYNWSDYIAEDTVANFEKETGIKVVYDVFDSNEVLEAKLMTGKTGFDIVVPSAAPYLGRQIVAGVYQPLDKSKLSNYKNLDPVVLKSLEAVDPENKFAIPYLWGTTGIGYNPEKVKAALGENAPVDSWDLVFKPENLEKLSKCGVYFLDTPTEVFPIVLNYLGKEPLSENSDDYTKIVQPFMLKLRPFITNFHSSEYINALANGDICVAVGWSGDVLQAADRAAEANKGVKVEYSVPKEGTIMWVDMMAIPKDAKNSEAALKFLDFILRPEVIAGVSNFVHYANPNPASLEKVADEVKNNKGVFPAEDVKKKLFMLKILPQKTERTLTRVWTTIKTGK, from the coding sequence ATGCTAAAGCAGTTTCAACAAAGTTTGTTAGGTATTGCTGTTGCTTGTACGCTTTCTAGCGCAGCATATGCGGCAGAAGATAAAGTGCTGCATATTTACAACTGGTCAGACTACATTGCTGAAGACACAGTTGCTAATTTTGAAAAAGAAACTGGCATTAAAGTCGTTTATGATGTGTTTGATAGTAACGAAGTATTAGAAGCCAAGCTCATGACGGGCAAAACAGGCTTTGATATCGTAGTCCCTTCCGCCGCCCCCTACTTAGGCAGACAAATCGTTGCAGGCGTTTATCAACCCTTAGATAAAAGCAAATTAAGCAATTACAAAAACCTCGACCCCGTTGTTCTAAAAAGCCTAGAAGCGGTTGACCCCGAAAATAAATTTGCAATTCCCTACTTATGGGGAACAACAGGCATAGGCTACAACCCTGAAAAAGTCAAAGCGGCATTAGGCGAAAACGCCCCCGTTGATAGCTGGGATTTAGTATTTAAACCTGAAAACTTAGAAAAACTCTCCAAATGTGGCGTTTATTTCCTAGACACCCCAACCGAAGTTTTTCCCATTGTCTTAAATTACTTGGGTAAAGAGCCATTAAGCGAAAACTCTGACGACTACACCAAAATTGTGCAGCCGTTCATGTTAAAACTGCGTCCCTTTATCACTAATTTCCACTCTTCTGAATACATCAACGCCTTAGCCAATGGTGATATTTGCGTCGCTGTTGGCTGGTCTGGTGACGTATTACAAGCAGCCGACCGTGCGGCTGAAGCCAACAAAGGCGTTAAAGTTGAATACAGCGTTCCCAAAGAAGGGACAATTATGTGGGTTGACATGATGGCAATCCCTAAAGATGCCAAAAACTCTGAAGCAGCCCTGAAATTCCTAGATTTCATCCTCCGTCCTGAAGTCATTGCAGGCGTTAGCAACTTTGTTCATTACGCTAACCCAAATCCAGCTTCTTTAGAAAAAGTTGCGGATGAAGTGAAAAACAATAAAGGAGTTTTCCCTGCTGAAGACGTGAAGAAAAAATTATTTATGTTAAAGATTCTGCCCCAAAAAACCGAACGGACTTTAACCCGTGTTTGGACGACTATCAAAACGGGCAAATAA